Proteins found in one Sphaeramia orbicularis chromosome 8, fSphaOr1.1, whole genome shotgun sequence genomic segment:
- the LOC115423592 gene encoding retinoic acid-induced protein 3 isoform X1 — MNMAFSSKKHKSFLPLLLLFYVPLICLSQSTSKNNSVNPSNNTTSPNITSRKGIPGCRTGLDPVYRYLCDRRAAWGIILETLASAGFLLSMGLLVGLLAWSLWMCVSAKTQRSSIGGTVTCMSMFLLATAGIFAITFAFIIQLTPQICPTRLFLFGVLFSLAFSCLLARCLALLGFAAARGWGEPALALGLFVVQIIISTQWLIIVLVRDKKSCEYSQEEFVMLLIYVLCLLLISLILSLHFLCQSCFTYSYSYTGAVNQQGRIQATLLHLTLLLSSFIWVVWIVMLTRGNAEISRRPQWDDPLLSIALVANGWVLLMGHGLSQVAFLCRGEAKSKDLPLSFAGWTSPCADVPGLNSPKEGKENGSFENEGEKRRGRRAEPALRSPYESGFSMTEIDPTKDYTIPRPQTTNYNEPYDEYYGNN, encoded by the exons ATGAATATGGCCTTTTCATCCAAGAAGCACAAATCCTTCCTCCCACTGCTCCTCCTTTTTTACGTCCCTCTCATCTGTCTGAGCCAGTCTACATCTAAGAACAACTCAGTCAACCCCTCAAACAACACCACTTCCCCTAACATCACGTCCCGAAAGGGTATTCCAGGCTGCAGGACTGGCCTGGACCCAGTTTACAGGTACCTGTGTGACCGCCGTGCAGCATGGGGCATCATCCTGGAGACCCTGGCCTCTGCGGGTTTCCTGTTGAGCATGGGTCTCCTAGTAGGCCTGCTGGCCTGGTCCCTCTGGATGTGCGTCTCAGCAAAGACCCAGCGCAGCAGCATCGGAGGAACTGTGACCTGCATGTCCATGTTCTTGTTGGCCACCGCAGGGATCTTTGCCATCACCTTCGCCTTTATCATCCAACTCACCCCCCAGATCTGCCCCACCAGGCTCTTCCTTTTCGGCGTGCTCTTCTCCCTCGCCTTCTCCTGCCTCCTGGCTCGCTGCCTGGCCTTGCTGGGCTTCGCAGCTGCCCGAGGTTGGGGGGAGCCGGCGCTGGCTCTGGGACTCTTCGTGGTGCAGATTATCATCTCCACCCAGTGGCTGATCATTGTGCTGGTGCGGGACAAGAAATCATGCGAGTACAGTCAGGAGGAGTTTGTGATGCTGCTCATCTACGTCCTCTGCCTCCTGCTCATCAGCCTGATCCTATCCCTCCACTTCCTGTGCCAGTCCTGCTTCACCTACAGCTACAGCTACACTGGGGCCGTCAACCAGCAGGGCCGCATCCAGGCCACACTGCTCCACCTCACGTTGCTGCTCTCATCCTTCATCTGGGTGGTGTGGATAGTCATGCTCACCAGGGGCAACGCCGAGATCAGCCGCCGGCCTCAGTGGGACGACCCACTGCTCAGCATCGCCTTGGTGGCCAACGGCTGGGTACTCCTCATGGGACACGGCTTGTCCCAGGTCGCCTTCCTCTGCCGGGGTGAGGCCAAGTCCAAGGATCTACCTCTGAGCTTCGCCGGTTGGACAAGCCCCTGTGCCGACGTCCCAGGACTCAACAGCCCAAAGGAAGGAAAAGAAAACGGAAGCTTTGAGAATGAGGGTGAGAAAAGGAGAG GCAGAAGAGCTGAGCCGGCGCTGCGTTCACCCTACGAGTCGGGATTCTCCATGACA gaaATCGACCCTACCAAAGATTACACCATTCCTCGCCCTCAGACCACCAACTACAACGAACCTTATGATGAATATTACGGAAACAATTAA
- the LOC115423592 gene encoding retinoic acid-induced protein 3 isoform X2: MNMAFSSKKHKSFLPLLLLFYVPLICLSQSTSKNNSVNPSNNTTSPNITSRKGIPGCRTGLDPVYRYLCDRRAAWGIILETLASAGFLLSMGLLVGLLAWSLWMCVSAKTQRSSIGGTVTCMSMFLLATAGIFAITFAFIIQLTPQICPTRLFLFGVLFSLAFSCLLARCLALLGFAAARGWGEPALALGLFVVQIIISTQWLIIVLVRDKKSCEYSQEEFVMLLIYVLCLLLISLILSLHFLCQSCFTYSYSYTGAVNQQGRIQATLLHLTLLLSSFIWVVWIVMLTRGNAEISRRPQWDDPLLSIALVANGWVLLMGHGLSQVAFLCRGEAKSKDLPLSFAGWTSPCADVPGLNSPKEGKENGSFENEGRRAEPALRSPYESGFSMTEIDPTKDYTIPRPQTTNYNEPYDEYYGNN, from the exons ATGAATATGGCCTTTTCATCCAAGAAGCACAAATCCTTCCTCCCACTGCTCCTCCTTTTTTACGTCCCTCTCATCTGTCTGAGCCAGTCTACATCTAAGAACAACTCAGTCAACCCCTCAAACAACACCACTTCCCCTAACATCACGTCCCGAAAGGGTATTCCAGGCTGCAGGACTGGCCTGGACCCAGTTTACAGGTACCTGTGTGACCGCCGTGCAGCATGGGGCATCATCCTGGAGACCCTGGCCTCTGCGGGTTTCCTGTTGAGCATGGGTCTCCTAGTAGGCCTGCTGGCCTGGTCCCTCTGGATGTGCGTCTCAGCAAAGACCCAGCGCAGCAGCATCGGAGGAACTGTGACCTGCATGTCCATGTTCTTGTTGGCCACCGCAGGGATCTTTGCCATCACCTTCGCCTTTATCATCCAACTCACCCCCCAGATCTGCCCCACCAGGCTCTTCCTTTTCGGCGTGCTCTTCTCCCTCGCCTTCTCCTGCCTCCTGGCTCGCTGCCTGGCCTTGCTGGGCTTCGCAGCTGCCCGAGGTTGGGGGGAGCCGGCGCTGGCTCTGGGACTCTTCGTGGTGCAGATTATCATCTCCACCCAGTGGCTGATCATTGTGCTGGTGCGGGACAAGAAATCATGCGAGTACAGTCAGGAGGAGTTTGTGATGCTGCTCATCTACGTCCTCTGCCTCCTGCTCATCAGCCTGATCCTATCCCTCCACTTCCTGTGCCAGTCCTGCTTCACCTACAGCTACAGCTACACTGGGGCCGTCAACCAGCAGGGCCGCATCCAGGCCACACTGCTCCACCTCACGTTGCTGCTCTCATCCTTCATCTGGGTGGTGTGGATAGTCATGCTCACCAGGGGCAACGCCGAGATCAGCCGCCGGCCTCAGTGGGACGACCCACTGCTCAGCATCGCCTTGGTGGCCAACGGCTGGGTACTCCTCATGGGACACGGCTTGTCCCAGGTCGCCTTCCTCTGCCGGGGTGAGGCCAAGTCCAAGGATCTACCTCTGAGCTTCGCCGGTTGGACAAGCCCCTGTGCCGACGTCCCAGGACTCAACAGCCCAAAGGAAGGAAAAGAAAACGGAAGCTTTGAGAATGAGG GCAGAAGAGCTGAGCCGGCGCTGCGTTCACCCTACGAGTCGGGATTCTCCATGACA gaaATCGACCCTACCAAAGATTACACCATTCCTCGCCCTCAGACCACCAACTACAACGAACCTTATGATGAATATTACGGAAACAATTAA